One Acropora palmata chromosome 2, jaAcrPala1.3, whole genome shotgun sequence genomic window carries:
- the LOC141873664 gene encoding uncharacterized protein LOC141873664, whose translation MSGPKSKVQVSSFPGCTTNDMADHIRPIVRRKPDSIIIHVGTNSLRNSNSSRECADEIVDIGRMVDHEGISVAISSLTARADDNELAKRVKEVFAVGESEDIESSVLIGENRKFNFFNRGLAIACLNINSLTAHIDELRVFMRDSKIDILAINESKLDNTINDHEVYIPGYEIVRRDRQINGRRGGGVCFYLRSNLNFKVCEELMIDRLECLTVEISKPHSRPFLVSTWYKPPNSPPDLFNDFENLIGNIDGSNRELYLVGDLKNLLPGVADGNSSKLINICEIFGLSQLITEPTRVTAQSQSLIDLCITNTPDKIVRAGIMPLGISDHSLVYLIRKTRYTIPGCAKIINTRSFKNFNKEAFLADVELIQWDNISLFSHPNEMWEFWKNQFLTCIDKHAPMRSKRIGNKKSPWITHELIRKMRKRDFLKKKAEQTKDQSCWDDFKTARNEVNNSIKYAKCKYFSDNLAASRKNPRKTWQLINELSSRQHMKKVIADIEIGDLKISSASEMAEAFNCHFANIGHDLARDIPAADTVPESYLISTNATFSFKSCSSNEVRKLLEKLETKKSTGLDNLPPRMLKIAAGVLAPSLAFLFNQSISSDLKKAFDTIDHKILLGKLASYGVDYRALKWFDSYLSDRQQKCIVNGELSGSRAVTCGVPQGSLIGPLLFLIYINDLPNCLTKALPRMYADDTSISIAASSLSELELALNAELANLHEWLNVNKLSLNIAKTEFMLIGSRQRLATTIDHSLTVQIKGHEIDGVPHTKSLGVYIDQNLSWSKHVNETAKIVSSGIGALKRLRPFICEDTATLLYRALIEPYFDYCCPVWGGLSNELADKLQKLQNRAIRVITKSDYYSSADALRGKLGWDDLCTRRKKQKLKLMFKTLNDQSPEYLKDLFKPFSTDYGLRNCDNKLVLPQPRTDFLKRSLVL comes from the exons ATGTCTGGCCCTAAGTCCAAAGTCCAAGTGTCAAGCTTTCCTGGCTGTACTACGAACGACATGGCTGATCATATCAGGCCAATTGTCAGACGGAAGCCTGATTCAATAATTATCCACGTTGGGACTAACAGCCTTCGAAATTCGAACTCCTCGCGCGAGTGTGCGGATGAGATCGTTGACATTGGGCGCATGGTTGATCATGAAGGTATCTCTGTAGCCATTTCTAGTCTAACTGCCCGCGCTGATGACAACGAATTGGCTAAAAGAGTCAAGGAG GTATTTGCCGTGGGGGAGTCCGAGGACATTGAGAGTTCCGTGCTGATCGGTGAAAACCGTAAGTTCAATTTCTTTAATCGAGGTCTAGCTATCGCTTGCTTAAATATTAATAGTTTAACTGCTCATATTGACGAACTTAGAGTTTTTATGAGAGACTCTAAAATTGACATTCTCGCCATCAATGAATCGAAATTAGATAATACAATTAACGACCATGAAGTTTATATACCAGGTTATGAAATTGTTCGGCGAGACAGACAAATTAATGGTCGTAGAGGTGGTGGGGTTTGCTTCTACTTACGTAGTAACCTTAATTTTAAAGTATGTGAGGAGCTTATGATTGATAGGCTGGAATGTTTAACTGTCGAAATAAGTAAACCCCACTCTCGACCATTTCTTGTCAGTACCTGGTATAAACCTCCTAATTCTCCTCCTGATCTGTTTAAtgactttgaaaatttaattggTAACATTGATGGTTCTAATCGGGAGCTCTACCTTGTCGGGGATTTGAAAAACCTGTTACCTGGTGTCGCAGATGGCAATTCTTCCAAACTCATCAATATTTGTGAGATATTTGGCCTTAGTCAACTGATTACGGAGCCAACGAGAGTAACAGCTCAATCTCAGTCCCTAATTGACTTATGCATAACTAATACCCCAGACAAAATAGTTAGAGCAGGAATTATGCCTTTAGGTATTAGCGACCACTCCCTTGTCTATCTAATTCGTAAAACCCGTTATACCATCCCTGGGTGTGCTAAGATTATCAATACTcggagttttaaaaatttcaataagGAGGCGTTCCTAGCGGACGTTGAATTAATTCAATGGGATAACATTAGTCTATTCTCTCACCCCAACGAAATGTGGGAGTTTTGGAAGAATCAGTTTCTGACCTGCATTGATAAACATGCCCCCATGAGATCAAAAAGAATTGGGAACAAGAAGTCCCCGTGGATAACGCATGAGTTAATACGTAAGATGCGTAAAAGGGACTTCCTGAAAAAGAAGGCGGAACAAACTAAAGATCAGTCTTGCTGGGATGATTTCAAAACAGCGAGGAATGAAGTTAACAATtcaattaaatatgccaaatgTAAATACTTTAGCGATAACCTCGCTGCTAGCAGAAAAAATCCCCGAAAAACTTGGCAGCTAATTAATGAGCTGAGCTCTCGTCAACACATGAAAAAAGTTATTGCTGATATTGAAATCGGGGATTTAAAAATTAGTTCTGCATCTGAAATGGCGGAAGCATTTAACTGCCACTTCGCTAACATTGGTCATGACTTGGCAAGAGACATACCTGCTGCTGATACTGTTCCCGAAAGCTATCTTATCTCAACTAATGCGACTTTCTCTTTTAAAAGTTGTAGCTCCAATGAAGTCCGAAAACTACTCGAAAAATTAGAAACTAAGAAATCGACTGGGTTGGACAATTTACCACCCAGGATGCTTAAAATAGCGGCCGGTGTTCTGGCACCATCCCTGGCATTTTTGTTCAATCAGTCGATTTCCTCTG ACTTAAAAAAGGCCTTTGACACCATTGACCATAAGATTCTTTTAGGAAAGCTAGCTAGTTATGGCGTTGATTATAGGGCCCTAAAGTGGTTTGACTCCTACCTAAGCGATCGTCAACAAAAGTGTATAGTTAATGGTGAGCTGTCTGGTTCGCGTGCTGTTACCTGTGGTGTCCCACAGGGAAGCCTCATTGGTCCCcttcttttcttgatttatatTAACGACTTGCCGAATTGTCTAACCAAAGCCTTACCACGAATGTACGCTGACGACACAAGTATCAGCATCGCCGCCAGTAGCTTATCAGAGCTTGAATTAGCACTAAACGCTGAATTAGCTAACCTTCATGAATGGCTTAATGTAAATAAGCTCAGTCTGAATATTGCCAAAACTGAATTTATGTTAATAGGCTCACGGCAAAGACTTGCTACTACAATTGACCATTCTCTTACTGTACAAATTAAAGGTCACGAAATTGATGGAGTGCCCCACACCAAATCCTTAGGAGTTTACATCGAtcaaaatctttcatggtCCAAACATGTTAATGAGACTGCCAAGATTGTCTCCTCTGGTATAGGTGCACTTAAGAGATTGAGGCCGTTCATTTGTGAAGATACAGCAACATTGCTATATAGAGCCCTTATTGAACCATATTTTGATTACTGTTGCCCTGTGTGGGGTGGTCTCAGCAATGAGTTAGCagacaaattacaaaaactacaaaatcGCGCCATTCGGGTTATAACAAAGTCTGATTACTATTCTAGTGCTGACGCCCTCCGCGGTAAGCTGGGATGGGACGATCTCTGTACTAgaaggaaaaagcaaaaattgaaattgatgTTTAAGACTTTGAATGATCAGTCTCCGGAGTACCTGAAAGACCTATTTAAGCCCTTCAGCACGGATTATGGACTTAGGAATTGTGATAACAAATTGGTTCTGCCTCAGCCTCGTACCGATTTTTTGAAACGTAGCTTAGTCCTCTAG